One part of the Tachysurus fulvidraco isolate hzauxx_2018 chromosome 23, HZAU_PFXX_2.0, whole genome shotgun sequence genome encodes these proteins:
- the rprm3 gene encoding reprimo, TP53 dependent G2 arrest mediator homolog 3, whose translation MNASEGFGVLNLTREHLDGARGCCNFTSAAVSVGTGTGDVFMHEREQFVARLVQIAVLCVLSLTVVFGVFFLGCNLLIKSESMMNLLAEERRPSKDTELITAA comes from the coding sequence ATGAATGCGTCTGAGGGATTTGGGGTCCTCAACTTGACTCGAGAACATCTGGACGGCGCGAGAGGCTGCTGCAACTTCACATCTGCCGCCGTGTCTGTCGGCACCGGCACCGGAGACGTGTTCATGCACGAGCGCGAGCAGTTCGTGGCTCGGCTCGTGCAGATCGCCGTGCTTTGCGTGCTCTCACTCACCGTCGTCTTTGGCGTCTTCTTCCTCGGCTGCAATCTACTTATCAAGTCCGAGAGCATGATGAACTTACTGGCGGAGGAACGCAGACCGTCAAAAGACACGGAGCTCATCACTGCCGCGTGA
- the nr4a1 gene encoding nuclear receptor subfamily 4 group A member 1 isoform X1, translating to MTCVQSQHGVQPYESMFFSSELMNPDFTSRLAMDVSEQREQLSTSSLPSITSLVGHYGGEFDTYSCQLATATATASTCAGATSSQDSFKLDNLSVYGCYPGTFTLSYMDDAMSTSGASNCFGSPVSAPSPSTPGFQSVPSWDGAYGSCSPDAGCWGLEKTPLTQASSFFTFGHEDMSPLGQLQQHQLPDQDPFSRSHQNSFSPLRLDHSSRESTVLMDNQLSPKIKSPTGNEGCCAVCGDNASCQHYGVRTCEGCKGFFKRTVQKNAKYVCLANKDCPVDKRRRNRCQFCRFQKCLAVGMVKEVVRTDSLKGRRGRLPSKPKPVTESVSAPSSGNIINCLVNAHIDSNPAIMDYSKYQQTVASMSEKEDASDIQQFYDLLTGSISVIRKWAESIPGFTAFSKEDQDLLFESAFVELFILRLAYRSNPETDKLIFCNGVVLHRTQCVRGFGDWIDSIIEFSQGLQRLNLDLASFCCLATLVIITDRHGLKESKRVEDFQTHLIACLKDHIATSVSEEARPNYLSRLLGKLTELKTLYTQGFHRIFYLKLEHLIPPPPIVDKILMDTWPFGN from the exons ATGACCTGTGTTCAAAGCCAACATGGAGTCCAGCCTTATGAGAGCATGTTCTTCAGCTCAGAGCTTATGAACCCTGACTTCACCTCCAGGTTGGCCATGGACGTGAGCGAACAGCGGGAGCAGCTCTCCACATCCTCTCTGCCAAGCATCACCTCTCTGGTTGGACACTACGGGGGAGAATTTGATACCTACTCCTGTCAGCTTGCCACTGCGACTGCTACTGCCTCAACCTGTGCTGGCGCCACATCAAGTCAGGACTCCTTCAAGCTGGACAACCTCTCGGTTTATGGCTGCTACCCCGGTACATTCACCTTGAGCTACATGGATGATGCGATGTCTACGTCTGGTGCCTCGAACTGTTTCGGCAGCCCCGTCTCAGCACCTTCACCCTCCACCCCAGGGTTCCAATCAGTGCCTTCCTGGGATGGAGCGTATGGGTCCTGCTCCCCAGACGCAGGCTGCTGGGGTTTGGAGAAGACACCCCTTACTCAGGCTTCTTCCTTTTTCACTTTTGGACATGAGGACATGTCCCCTCTGGGGCAGCTGCAGCAACATCAGCTTCCTGATCAGGATCCCTTTTCTCGGAGCCATCAGAACAGCTTCAGTCCTCTCAGGCTGGATCACAGCAGCAGGGAGAGTACGGTCCTGATGGACAATCAGCTGTCTCCCAAAATCAAGAGTCCAACAGGAAACGAAGGGTGCTGTGCGGTGTGTGGGGACAATGCCTCCTGCCAGCACTATGGAGTGCGCACCTGTGAGGGCTGCAAGGGCTTCTTTAAG cGTACAGTGCAGAAAAATGCTAAGTACGTATGCCTCGCAAACAAAGACTGTCCAGTGGACAAACGGCGGCGGAACAGGTGCCAGTTCTGTCGCTTTCAGAAGTGCCTGGCAGTCGGAATGGTGAAAGAAG TTGTGAGAACAGACAGCTTAAAGGGCAGAAGGGGACGTTTACCCTCGAAACCAAAACCGGTCACAGAATCCGTGTCTGCTCCGAGTTCTGGGAATATCATCAACTGTCTTGTGAATGCTCACATAGACTCGAACCCGGCCATCATGGACTACTCGAAG TATCAGCAAACAGTGGCTAGCATGTCTGAAAAGGAGGACGCCAGTGACATCCAGCAGTTTTACGACCTCCTGACCGGGTCCATTAGCGTGATCAGGAAGTGGGCTGAAAGCATCCCGGGATTCACCGCCTTCTCTAAGGAAGACCAGGACTTACTGTTCGAATCAGCCTTTGTCGAGCTCTTCATTTTACGACTAGCTTACAG ATCAAACCCAGAGACGGACAAGCTGATCTTTTGCAACGGTGTGGTTCTGCACCGTACACAGTGCGTGCGGGGATTTGGCGATTGGATCGACTCCATCATAGAGTTCTCACAGGGTTTACAGCGTCTGAACCTGGACCTGGCGTCGTTCTGCTGCCTCGCCACGCTCGTCATCATAACCG ATCGACATGGCCTGAAGGAGTCAAAGAGGGTAGAGGATTTCCAGACCCATCTGATTGCGTGCCTCAAAGACCACATTGCCACGAGTGTCTCCGAAGAGGCACGTCCAAACTACCTGTCCCGGCTGCTGGGGAAACTGACCGAGCTCAAGACACTGTATACTCAAGGCTTTCATCGCATCTTCTACCTTAAACTTGAACATCTCATCCCACCTCCTCCGATTGTGGACAAGATCTTAATGGACACATGGCCTTTCGGTAACTGA
- the nr4a1 gene encoding nuclear receptor subfamily 4 group A member 1 isoform X2 has product MDVSEQREQLSTSSLPSITSLVGHYGGEFDTYSCQLATATATASTCAGATSSQDSFKLDNLSVYGCYPGTFTLSYMDDAMSTSGASNCFGSPVSAPSPSTPGFQSVPSWDGAYGSCSPDAGCWGLEKTPLTQASSFFTFGHEDMSPLGQLQQHQLPDQDPFSRSHQNSFSPLRLDHSSRESTVLMDNQLSPKIKSPTGNEGCCAVCGDNASCQHYGVRTCEGCKGFFKRTVQKNAKYVCLANKDCPVDKRRRNRCQFCRFQKCLAVGMVKEVVRTDSLKGRRGRLPSKPKPVTESVSAPSSGNIINCLVNAHIDSNPAIMDYSKYQQTVASMSEKEDASDIQQFYDLLTGSISVIRKWAESIPGFTAFSKEDQDLLFESAFVELFILRLAYRSNPETDKLIFCNGVVLHRTQCVRGFGDWIDSIIEFSQGLQRLNLDLASFCCLATLVIITDRHGLKESKRVEDFQTHLIACLKDHIATSVSEEARPNYLSRLLGKLTELKTLYTQGFHRIFYLKLEHLIPPPPIVDKILMDTWPFGN; this is encoded by the exons ATGGACGTGAGCGAACAGCGGGAGCAGCTCTCCACATCCTCTCTGCCAAGCATCACCTCTCTGGTTGGACACTACGGGGGAGAATTTGATACCTACTCCTGTCAGCTTGCCACTGCGACTGCTACTGCCTCAACCTGTGCTGGCGCCACATCAAGTCAGGACTCCTTCAAGCTGGACAACCTCTCGGTTTATGGCTGCTACCCCGGTACATTCACCTTGAGCTACATGGATGATGCGATGTCTACGTCTGGTGCCTCGAACTGTTTCGGCAGCCCCGTCTCAGCACCTTCACCCTCCACCCCAGGGTTCCAATCAGTGCCTTCCTGGGATGGAGCGTATGGGTCCTGCTCCCCAGACGCAGGCTGCTGGGGTTTGGAGAAGACACCCCTTACTCAGGCTTCTTCCTTTTTCACTTTTGGACATGAGGACATGTCCCCTCTGGGGCAGCTGCAGCAACATCAGCTTCCTGATCAGGATCCCTTTTCTCGGAGCCATCAGAACAGCTTCAGTCCTCTCAGGCTGGATCACAGCAGCAGGGAGAGTACGGTCCTGATGGACAATCAGCTGTCTCCCAAAATCAAGAGTCCAACAGGAAACGAAGGGTGCTGTGCGGTGTGTGGGGACAATGCCTCCTGCCAGCACTATGGAGTGCGCACCTGTGAGGGCTGCAAGGGCTTCTTTAAG cGTACAGTGCAGAAAAATGCTAAGTACGTATGCCTCGCAAACAAAGACTGTCCAGTGGACAAACGGCGGCGGAACAGGTGCCAGTTCTGTCGCTTTCAGAAGTGCCTGGCAGTCGGAATGGTGAAAGAAG TTGTGAGAACAGACAGCTTAAAGGGCAGAAGGGGACGTTTACCCTCGAAACCAAAACCGGTCACAGAATCCGTGTCTGCTCCGAGTTCTGGGAATATCATCAACTGTCTTGTGAATGCTCACATAGACTCGAACCCGGCCATCATGGACTACTCGAAG TATCAGCAAACAGTGGCTAGCATGTCTGAAAAGGAGGACGCCAGTGACATCCAGCAGTTTTACGACCTCCTGACCGGGTCCATTAGCGTGATCAGGAAGTGGGCTGAAAGCATCCCGGGATTCACCGCCTTCTCTAAGGAAGACCAGGACTTACTGTTCGAATCAGCCTTTGTCGAGCTCTTCATTTTACGACTAGCTTACAG ATCAAACCCAGAGACGGACAAGCTGATCTTTTGCAACGGTGTGGTTCTGCACCGTACACAGTGCGTGCGGGGATTTGGCGATTGGATCGACTCCATCATAGAGTTCTCACAGGGTTTACAGCGTCTGAACCTGGACCTGGCGTCGTTCTGCTGCCTCGCCACGCTCGTCATCATAACCG ATCGACATGGCCTGAAGGAGTCAAAGAGGGTAGAGGATTTCCAGACCCATCTGATTGCGTGCCTCAAAGACCACATTGCCACGAGTGTCTCCGAAGAGGCACGTCCAAACTACCTGTCCCGGCTGCTGGGGAAACTGACCGAGCTCAAGACACTGTATACTCAAGGCTTTCATCGCATCTTCTACCTTAAACTTGAACATCTCATCCCACCTCCTCCGATTGTGGACAAGATCTTAATGGACACATGGCCTTTCGGTAACTGA